The following proteins come from a genomic window of Triticum aestivum cultivar Chinese Spring chromosome 6A, IWGSC CS RefSeq v2.1, whole genome shotgun sequence:
- the LOC123129576 gene encoding cyclin-D5-2-like — MAIPWVARLLSVARVSVAAKMEYCTPALSKLDASGNYKFCSASIRRMELPVLSTLGWHMATVTPFHYLPCFSSRFDRHDSCSGGGHDPACVALKSIGFIFATTEADSVLDYMPSTMAAAAILSASYGALLTKEALELVVKKSKAKKDNNKPKRCLSPHVSPRSDLLLWFDSCCFCGVVTRPDRGPFWFYFCRDIFRKDSNIKQVSMVCKVDGGLVMQHAKQQQGEGVFEMSPLVVMDGCCWWW, encoded by the exons ATGGCCATTCCGTGGGTGGCGCGGCTCCTTTCCGTGGCCCGCGTCTCTGTGGCAGCGAAGATGGAGTACTGCACGCCGGCACTGTCGAAACTCGACGCCAGCGGCAACTACAAGTTCTGCTCCGCCTCCATCCGCCGGATGGAGCTGCCTGTGCTGTCAACCCTCGGCTGGCACATGGCCACCGTTACGCCCTTCCATTACCTCCCCTGCTTCTCTTCCCGTTTTGACCGGCACGACAGTTGCAGCGGCGGTGGGCATGACCCCGCCTGCGTGGCCCTCAAGTCCATCGGCTTCATCTTTGCCACAACCGAAG CCGACAGTGTGCTGGATTACATGCCATCTACTATGGCTGCAGCTGCAATCCTGTCTGCATCCTATGGAGCTCTACTGACCAAAGAAGCACTAGA ACTTGTGGTGAAGAAGAGCAAGGCCAAGAAAGACAACAACAAGCCCAAGCGCTGTCTTAGTCCTCATGTGAGCCCGAGATCTGATTTGTTGTTGTGGTTCGATTCATGTTGTTTCTGTGGCGTGGTGACGCGTCCTGACCGGGGCCCATTTTGGTTCTATTTTTGCAGGGACATATTCAGGAAGGACTCCAACATCAAGCAGGTCTCCATG GTTTGCAAGGTCGATG GGGGACTTGTGATGCAGCACGCCAAGCAACAACAAGGGGAGGGCGTCTTTGAAATGTCGCCGCTGGTGGTGATGGATGGTTGCTGCTGGTGGTGGTAG